A window from Cryptomeria japonica chromosome 1, Sugi_1.0, whole genome shotgun sequence encodes these proteins:
- the LOC131066142 gene encoding linoleate 9S-lipoxygenase A-like — protein sequence MIYHQNNKKLNYFSLFHRFLLSVCDSKYVIAESGRGKTSQISYLDWNPWDGPIVGDKHYKISFKWNTNLGEPGAFLIRNEHPREFFLKSVTLDVPGRGKIRFRCNSWISPERVDKNDRVFFANKSYLPDETPEGLRTLRNRDLVQLRGDGKGERKASDRIYDYDVYNDLGNPDKDPKLRRDVLGGSEDLPYPRRCRTGRPPTKTDPKSESPSSSSVFIPLDERLPHADYTDIGSHTLEASLSALIPKIESKFSPEFESLDEIKDLYVRGLPNPLNSLKSIGKAFKSPFKFVQKLIEKAEDSPLINFPRPQVFDADENAWRTDEEFARQTLSGLTPMVIKRLQKFPPSSSLSAEEYGPQESSITPQHIAKYLEGLSVSQATDSKRLFVLDYHDVYIPYAASINSQSKDVKTYASRSILFLTSNGILKPVAIELSLGATTNRPAERHVYTPAEEGALWLLAKTHVRVNEAGYHQVIGHWLFTHAILEPIIIATHRQLSAMHPVYKLLKPHFLNTMQTNQVARQRILRAEGFVETCLSSSIYSTHMSSNAYKNRRFNEQGLPADLLKRGMAVPDSTAPHGLRLVIEDYPYAVDGLEIWAALKKWVTEYLSIYYKSDASIKGDKELQSWWKEIVAVGHADAKEGWYKMGSFHEMTEALTTIIWMASALHANVNFGHYAYGGYMPNRPTLSRRLIPQKGSPEYSDLVKDPEAYLLKTLSDQKTAVTVMTSLEVLSKHARNEVYIGQRKGSTPEWTDDVEVDEAFSRFSCALQEVEKNIMNRNKNPDFKNRLGPAKVP from the exons ATGATCTATCATCAGAATAATAAAAAACTAAACTATTTTTCGCTTTTTCATAGATTCTTATTATCAGTATGTGACTCAAAATATGTTATTGCAGAGAGTGGAAGAGGGAAGACATCCCAAATATCTTACTTGGATTGGAACCCATGGGATGGACCAATCGTTGGGGATAAACATTACAAGATCTCATTCAAATGGAACACCAATCTGGGCGAACCAGGAGCATTTCTAATAAGAAATGAGCATCCACGAGAATTCTTTCTAAAATCTGTGACCCTTGATGTCCCCGGGCGAGGGAAAATTCGATTTCGATGCAATTCCTGGATATCGCCAGAGCGCGTGGACAAGAATGACCGTGTCTTTTTCGCTAATAAG AGTTATCTTCCTGATGAAACGCCGGAAGGACTCAGGACATTAAGGAATAGGGACTTGGTGCAATTGCGAGGCGATGGGAAGGGAGAGAGGAAGGCATCGGATCGAATATATGACTACGACGTTTACAACGATCTTGGAAACCCTGATAAAGATCCAAAGCTGAGAAGGGATGTCCTGGGAGGTTCTGAAGACCTTCCATATCCCAGAAGGTGCAGAACAGGCCGCCCTCCAACCAAAACAG ATCCAAAATCCGAAAGCCCATCTAGTTCTTCAGTCTTTATTCCCCTGGATGAGAGACTCCCTCACGCGGACTATACAGACATAGGATCCCATACATTAGAGGCTTCTCTAAGTGCCTTAATTCCCAAAATCGAGTCAAAATTCAGCCCAGAATTCGAATCCTTGGATGAAATTAAAGATCTTTACGTTCGTGGACTACCCAACCCTCTGAATTCTTTGAAGAGCATTGGTAAGGCATTCAAAAGCCCATTCAAGTTCGTGCAGAAATTAAtagagaaagcagaagacagtCCACTGATAAACTTCCCGCGTCCTCAAGTTTTTGATG CTGATGAAAATGCTTGGAGAACAGATGAAGAGTTTGCGCGGCAAACTCTTTCAGGACTGACTCCTATGGTTATTAAACGATTGCAG AAATTTCCTCCATCTAGCAGCTTGAGCGCAGAAGAATACGGACCTCAAGAGAGCTCTATCACACCACAACACATTGCAAAATACCTAGAAGGCCTTTCGGTGTCCCAA GCTACAGATTCGAAGAGATTGTTCGTTTTGGACTACCATGATGTGTATATACCCTATGCTGCAAGTATTAATAGCCAGTCAAAGGACGTGAAAACATATGCCAGCCGATCAATTTTGTTCCTTACCAGCAATGGCATCCTTAAGCCGGTTGCTATTGAGTTATCGTTGGGTGCAACTACTAACCGACCAGCTGAACGACATGTTTATACTCCTGCTGAAGAAGGTGCATTGTGGCTACTGGCTAAAACTCATGTTCGAGTCAATGAGGCTGGATACCATCAAGTTATTGGCCATTG GTTGTTCACTCATGCAATTCTGGAGCCAATCATTATAGCCACTCACAGGCAACTCAGCGCAATGCATCCTGTCTACAAATTATTAAAACCCCATTTTCTGAACACTATGCAAACCAATCAGGTTGCCCGTCAGAGAATATTAAGagctgaaggatttgttgaaactTGCCTTTCATCCTCCATATATTCCACGCACATGTCTTCCAATGCCTACAAGAACAGGAGATTCAACGAGCAGGGATTGCCTGCAGATCTACTCAAAAG GGGCATGGCTGTTCCAGACTCGACTGCACCTCACGGTCTGAGGCTTGTAATTGAAGACTATCCCTACGCAGTGGACGGTCTGGAGATATGGGCTGCTTTAAAGAAATGGGTAACAGAGTACTTATCAATCTACTACAAGAGCGACGCTTCAATCAAAGGAGACAAAGAGTTGCAGTCATGGTGGAAAGAAATAGTAGCAGTTGGCCATGCAGATGCAAAGGAAGGATGGTATAAAATGGGAAGTTTCCATGAAATGACAGAAGCACTGACCACCATAATTTGGATGGCATCTGCTCTGCACGCAAATGTAAATTTTGGGCATTATGCCTACGGAGGATACATGCCCAACCGTCCTACCTTGAGCAGACGCCTGATTCCACAAAAGGGATCACCGGAATATTCCGATCTGGTGAAGGACCCAGAAGCATATCTGCTTAAAACTCTGTCGGATCAAAAAACAGCCGTCACTGTGATGACTTCATTGGAGGTTTTGTCGAAGCATGCAAGAAATGAAGTGTATATTGGACAGAGGAAGGGATCCACTCCAGAGTGGACTGATGACGTGGAGGTTGATGAAGCCTTCAGTAGGTTCTCGTGTGCGCTGCAGGAGGTGGAGAAGAATATAATGAACAGGAACAAGAATCCTGATTTCAAAAATAGGCTTGGCCCAGCAAAGGTTCCCTAG
- the LOC131066153 gene encoding uncharacterized protein LOC131066153, whose product MDLRSILKPISGIQCHRYGPMSSHRFHVPVSSLRFGDIERPNRSSWFAFHDLTSYRSLQYSSEIESRIGKPRKVHRNFAFNVKKDIWGNSSKGKDDIVVQGEAILQKASLLELTNYSATFADEASDILGKKVSLQLVSSNQIAPGNQIH is encoded by the coding sequence ATGGATTTAAGAAGTATTTTGAAACCCATCAGTGGCATTCAATGCCATAGATATGGACCAATGTCTTCACATAGGTTTCATGTTCCAGTCTCATCTCTCCGTTTTGGGGATATTGAAAGGCCAAACAGATCGAGTTGGTTTGCCTTCCATGATCTTACTAGTTATCGTTCGTTGCAGTACTCATCTGAGATTGAATCCCGAATTGGGAAACCTCGGAAGGTGCATAGAAACTTTGCCTTTAATGTGAAAAAAGATATTTGGGGGAATTCTTCCAAGGGAAAAGATGACATAGTCGTACAAGGTGAGGCGATCTTGCAGAAGGCCTCTCTTCTTGAATTGACAAACTACTCTGCAACTTTTGCTGACGAGGCATCGGATATCCTTGGGAAAAAGGTGTCCCTCCAGCTAGTTAGCAGCAATCAGATTGCCCCAGGAAATCAAATTCATTAA